From the genome of Hymenobacter cellulosilyticus, one region includes:
- a CDS encoding leucine-rich repeat domain-containing protein has product MSSCLQNREAGKVLDNNYTFDTSLIKGVEDSLSIKQSTMQGMYKRCIRDADGFCKIYNDTIMLFSSSGIMTTKKLVIKMNKGKFYLRLNEFGCTYNRSYTPIDQRMVLNKRHYNVGDTIIGKLYFKSVAVLDSIQHLTDTITVTGKFKFKVRDKSYTFDILHQERSYDNFLKLARSRPDTVVSISLIDCGLKKLPDQLRLFSNIKSLYLDDNDLSNADLSMISRFKHLKYISIRGCGLKVVPNSVLGLTGLEEINVWNNDIRHLPIGLFSLPNLRYLQLGNNSLTQLPNEILNTKKLEVLEISGNTIRKLPKHFFERLAKLKEFYPPEVMDAYEYKEFKINTPDT; this is encoded by the coding sequence TTGAGTTCCTGCCTGCAAAATAGGGAGGCAGGTAAAGTGCTTGACAATAATTATACGTTTGATACAAGTTTAATAAAAGGAGTAGAAGATAGCCTTTCAATAAAACAAAGCACAATGCAAGGCATGTATAAAAGATGCATTCGTGATGCAGATGGGTTTTGTAAAATATACAATGATACAATTATGCTATTTAGCAGTAGTGGTATTATGACAACTAAGAAATTAGTAATTAAGATGAATAAAGGCAAATTTTACCTAAGGCTAAACGAGTTTGGATGTACTTATAACCGTAGTTATACCCCAATAGATCAACGGATGGTATTGAATAAAAGACATTATAATGTTGGTGATACAATTATTGGTAAACTATACTTTAAAAGTGTAGCTGTTCTAGACTCAATTCAGCATTTGACGGATACAATTACTGTAACTGGTAAGTTTAAGTTTAAAGTACGTGATAAGAGTTATACTTTTGATATTTTGCATCAGGAACGGTCTTATGATAATTTCTTGAAACTCGCTAGAAGCAGGCCGGATACGGTAGTGAGTATTAGTTTAATAGATTGTGGTCTTAAAAAACTTCCTGATCAATTGAGGTTATTCAGTAATATAAAATCATTGTACTTGGATGATAATGATTTAAGCAATGCGGATTTATCAATGATAAGTAGATTTAAGCATCTTAAATATATCAGCATAAGAGGGTGTGGGCTTAAAGTTGTGCCTAATTCGGTGCTTGGTCTTACCGGCTTAGAAGAAATAAACGTCTGGAATAACGACATTCGACACCTGCCAATAGGTTTATTTTCCTTGCCTAATTTGAGATACTTACAACTAGGTAATAATTCTTTGACTCAGCTACCAAATGAGATATTGAACACTAAGAAGCTTGAGGTATTGGAAATATCTGGGAATACTATCAGAAAATTGCCAAAGCACTTCTTTGAAAGATTGGCAAAATTAAAAGAATTCTACCCTCCCGAGGTGATGGATGCCTATGAGTATAAGGAGTTTAAAATCAATACACCTGATACGTAA
- a CDS encoding T9SS type A sorting domain-containing protein: MEGNTALAICSMPWVCSYLGRGGLAYFAQNAPGCATNAAVQQGCQVLSTPEPAAQLAAAYPNPVSEVLYLRVAARFQVCDLLGRVLLQGEGASIPVATLPQGLYLVQTGPELKSSFRISKR, encoded by the coding sequence GTGGAGGGCAACACGGCCCTGGCTATTTGCTCCATGCCCTGGGTTTGCAGCTACTTAGGCCGGGGCGGACTAGCCTACTTCGCCCAGAATGCTCCCGGGTGCGCTACCAATGCGGCCGTGCAGCAGGGCTGCCAGGTACTGAGTACCCCGGAACCCGCCGCGCAGCTAGCTGCCGCCTATCCTAATCCGGTCAGTGAGGTGCTGTACCTGCGGGTGGCCGCCCGGTTCCAGGTCTGCGACCTGCTAGGCCGGGTACTGCTGCAAGGCGAAGGCGCGTCCATTCCCGTGGCTACTCTTCCGCAGGGCCTATACCTCGTGCAAACCGGCCCCGAGCTGAAAAGTAGCTTCCGCATCAGCAAACGCTAG
- a CDS encoding DUF481 domain-containing protein: MTFRYLLCLVFLLGFLLPVCAQKADTTIIRYSGQLAGQYSAGGVNRTLFSTSHSATLLRGLHFGAPVTGSFLFGKQDKRLKEREWLFNATPYYWKGRFRLYGIGGYERSNLRGINNRYQLGAGPGWAFYSDSLGREVAVSNLLIREATYFEGGTERLVSRSSTRLKVVYSYRVFALNSTTLYQPNLANFTDYRATQLTTLALRFSPRFALTGTYTYTFESRVLEGKPTDNTNVTVGVTFSTK, encoded by the coding sequence ATGACGTTTCGCTACCTGCTTTGCTTGGTCTTTCTGCTGGGTTTTCTGCTGCCGGTCTGCGCCCAGAAGGCCGATACCACCATCATCCGCTACAGCGGGCAGCTGGCGGGGCAATACTCGGCCGGGGGCGTCAACCGCACCCTGTTCTCGACCAGTCACTCGGCCACGCTGCTGCGGGGCCTGCACTTCGGCGCCCCCGTGACGGGCAGCTTTTTGTTTGGCAAGCAGGACAAGCGGCTCAAGGAGCGGGAATGGCTCTTCAACGCTACGCCCTACTACTGGAAAGGACGGTTCCGCCTCTACGGCATCGGGGGCTATGAACGCAGCAACCTGCGGGGCATCAACAACCGCTACCAGCTGGGCGCCGGGCCGGGCTGGGCGTTTTACTCCGACTCCCTGGGCCGGGAAGTGGCGGTAAGTAATTTGCTGATCCGGGAAGCTACCTACTTCGAGGGCGGCACAGAGCGGCTGGTGTCGCGCAGCTCCACGCGGCTGAAAGTGGTGTATTCCTACCGGGTGTTTGCCCTCAACTCCACCACGCTCTACCAGCCCAATCTGGCCAACTTCACCGACTACCGCGCCACCCAGCTCACCACCCTGGCGTTGCGTTTCAGCCCCCGTTTCGCTCTTACGGGCACCTACACCTACACCTTCGAAAGCCGGGTACTCGAAGGCAAGCCCACCGACAACACCAACGTGACGGTAGGCGTGACTTTCAGCACCAAGTAA
- a CDS encoding adenylate kinase: MKLHIVGASGSGVTTLGKALGEALGVRYFDSDEYFWVVSEPPFTKRRPAYARNAALSQELSQQPRWILGGSLVGWGDQWLTAFDLVIFLWLPPALRLSRLQQREQERYGSKIATEPARAAQYHAFLAWAAGYDDNSSGGHRTLANHNSWLTQVTCPVLELRGDLSVEQRLQLVGHKLIELGWH, translated from the coding sequence ATGAAACTACACATTGTCGGAGCTTCCGGCTCCGGTGTCACCACCTTAGGCAAGGCACTTGGTGAGGCGCTTGGCGTCCGCTATTTTGATAGTGACGAGTATTTTTGGGTGGTATCCGAGCCTCCCTTTACCAAGCGGCGTCCCGCGTATGCGCGCAATGCCGCCCTTAGCCAAGAGTTGAGCCAGCAGCCCCGTTGGATTCTGGGCGGCTCTTTGGTCGGGTGGGGCGACCAGTGGCTAACGGCCTTTGATCTGGTTATCTTTCTCTGGCTCCCCCCGGCCCTGCGCCTAAGCCGTTTGCAACAGCGGGAGCAGGAGCGCTACGGTAGCAAGATAGCCACAGAACCAGCCCGCGCCGCCCAGTACCATGCATTTCTGGCGTGGGCGGCAGGATATGACGATAATTCCAGCGGCGGGCATCGTACGCTAGCAAATCATAACAGCTGGCTTACCCAGGTTACTTGTCCCGTACTGGAACTACGGGGCGACCTATCCGTGGAGCAGCGCCTGCAGCTTGTAGGGCACAAGCTAATCGAATTAGGGTGGCACTGA